One Calliopsis andreniformis isolate RMS-2024a chromosome 9, iyCalAndr_principal, whole genome shotgun sequence genomic window carries:
- the LOC143183807 gene encoding uncharacterized protein LOC143183807 isoform X1, giving the protein MSEKRISLGINVSIFITLTIFGVLLSLPLRLLLNTTYHSRNQTKSENTTLETMENATVTEIEIPIDYRKLRRCPRLEYEARIKSVFVSYYDRNCTYTRVYPKIDLGEGEESNEMDDDSVDRQNASKENGGEKLTENTEESGKDRRMKSVPVAGHILVTMLLISAIAAVVEVLRIRFARDKESSKAGNASSRKASTVELPVQRRFIPRQPMLSHRSFEMQGMHRSTLRLLGARPPPLIRRSSFPTQPSKQIGSLSGTPNNRMSRRQSAESDEEIGVLMNALHHRTRLIRRH; this is encoded by the exons ATGTCCGAGAAACGCATCTCGCTGGGTATCAACGTCAGCATCTTCATCACATTGACGATCTTTGGAGTGCTGCTGTCGCTGCCTCTACGGCTGCTGCTGAACACCACCTACCATAGTCGAAATCAGACCAAGAGTGAGAATACCACATTGGAGACGATGGAGAACGCAACCGTGACGGAGATAGAGATCCCCATAGATTATCGGAAGCTGAGGCGCTGCCCGAGATTGGAGTACGAGGCCCGAATCAAGTCTGTCTTCGTCAGTTATTACGATCGCAATTGCACCTACACGCGAGTCTATCCGAAGATCGACTTAGGTGAAGGTGAAGAGAGCAACGAAATGGACGATGATAGTGTGGATAGACAGAACGCCTCGAAGGAGAATGGTGGTGAGAAGTTGACAGAGAATACGGAGGAAAGTGGGAAAGATCGTCGAATGAAATCCGTTCCAGTTGCAGGACATATTCTCGTGACGATGCTTCTGATTTCAGCGATCGCTGCTGTCGTTGAAGTGTTGCGAATACGTTTCGCTAGAGACAAG GAGTCGTCTAAGGCAGGTAATGCCAGTTCAAGAAAAGCATCCACGGTCGAACTTCCCGTTCAGAGACGCTTTATACCGAGGCAACCGATGTTGAGTCACAGATCGTTTGAAATGCAAGGCATGCATCGATCTACTTTACGCCTATTAG GTGCCAGACCACCACCGCTTATTCGCCGATCATCATTCCCAACGCAACCGTCTAAGCAAATTGGCTCGTTAAGTGGTACTCCGAATAATCGGATGTCACGACGACAGTCAGCCGAGTCCGACGAAGAAATCGGGGTTCTTATGAACGCTCTTCATCATCGCACACGCCTGATTCGACGACATTAA
- the LOC143183807 gene encoding uncharacterized protein LOC143183807 isoform X2, whose product MSEKRISLGINVSIFITLTIFGVLLSLPLRLLLNTTYHSRNQTKSENTTLETMENATVTEIEIPIDYRKLRRCPRLEYEARIKSVFVSYYDRNCTYTRVYPKIDLGEGEESNEMDDDSVDRQNASKENGGEKLTENTEESGKDRRMKSVPVAGHILVTMLLISAIAAVVEVLRIRFARDKESSKAGNASSRKASTVELPVQRRFIPRQPMLSHRSFEMQGARPPPLIRRSSFPTQPSKQIGSLSGTPNNRMSRRQSAESDEEIGVLMNALHHRTRLIRRH is encoded by the exons ATGTCCGAGAAACGCATCTCGCTGGGTATCAACGTCAGCATCTTCATCACATTGACGATCTTTGGAGTGCTGCTGTCGCTGCCTCTACGGCTGCTGCTGAACACCACCTACCATAGTCGAAATCAGACCAAGAGTGAGAATACCACATTGGAGACGATGGAGAACGCAACCGTGACGGAGATAGAGATCCCCATAGATTATCGGAAGCTGAGGCGCTGCCCGAGATTGGAGTACGAGGCCCGAATCAAGTCTGTCTTCGTCAGTTATTACGATCGCAATTGCACCTACACGCGAGTCTATCCGAAGATCGACTTAGGTGAAGGTGAAGAGAGCAACGAAATGGACGATGATAGTGTGGATAGACAGAACGCCTCGAAGGAGAATGGTGGTGAGAAGTTGACAGAGAATACGGAGGAAAGTGGGAAAGATCGTCGAATGAAATCCGTTCCAGTTGCAGGACATATTCTCGTGACGATGCTTCTGATTTCAGCGATCGCTGCTGTCGTTGAAGTGTTGCGAATACGTTTCGCTAGAGACAAG GAGTCGTCTAAGGCAGGTAATGCCAGTTCAAGAAAAGCATCCACGGTCGAACTTCCCGTTCAGAGACGCTTTATACCGAGGCAACCGATGTTGAGTCACAGATCGTTTGAAATGCAAG GTGCCAGACCACCACCGCTTATTCGCCGATCATCATTCCCAACGCAACCGTCTAAGCAAATTGGCTCGTTAAGTGGTACTCCGAATAATCGGATGTCACGACGACAGTCAGCCGAGTCCGACGAAGAAATCGGGGTTCTTATGAACGCTCTTCATCATCGCACACGCCTGATTCGACGACATTAA